The genomic stretch GCGCCACATCGGCGACGCGCGCAGCCGGGCGCTGCTCGAGCAGATCATGCTCGACCGCGAGCTGGGCGCCGACGAGCGCGCCGCCGCCGCGACCGAGCTGGGCACGCTCGGCGACGAGGCCAGCGAGGCCGCGCTCGGCGTCGCGTTGACGACCAGCGAGCGCGCGGTCCGCGCGGCGGCCTTGACCGCGGCGCTGACGATCTTCCGCGCCGATCGCACGCGCGCGTACATGCTGGCGCTGCCCAGCCGCTGGCCCGAAGTCAGCCGCCCCGCGGCGGCCTACCTCGGCGGCCACGGCGATCCCGCGACGATCGTCGCGCGCCTCGGCGGCCTGGCCGACGACGTGCGCCAGGGCCTGCGCGAGGGCCTGGTCCGGCGTCAGGCGTTCCCGCTCGAGGCGATCGCCGGGGCCCTCGCCGACGCCGACGCCGCGACCCGCACCGAGGCCGCGTGGCTGGCCGGCGCCGCCGGCGCGAGCGCGCTGGCGCCGCCGGTGATCGCCGCCGTCGATCGCGCCGCCGCCGGCTGGCGCGCGGCGCGGACGCTCGAGCTGGCCCGCGGCGCCGCCGGCGCCGCCGCCGTGGCGCGCGAGGTCGAGGCCTGGCGCGCGGCGCTGTGGGCCGCACACCGGACCGGCGCGGCGATCGAGGATCGAGCGCTGGCGGCCGCCAGCGACCGCGCGGCACCAGCGCCGGTCCGGGCCGAGGCCGCGGCCTGGCTGGCCGCCCACGCCGGGGCCGCGCTGCGCGCGCTGGTCGATGACGACGCCCGCGCCGTCCGGACGCCGGCCGCGCGCGCGACCGCCGCCAGCGGCGGCGACGTGACCGATCTGGCGCGCACCGCGGCCGCCGCCGTCGATCTGTCGGCGCGCGCGCCGCTGATCGCCGCGAGCCTCACGTCGTTCGGCGGCGGCGAGGCCCTGCTGGTGGCCGACGACACCCGCGGCGCGGCGGTGGCGGTCGCGCTGACCGGCGGCCCCGCCGAGCTGATCGCGATCGCGCGGCGGACCGGCGACGACGCCGCGCGCCTGGTCGCGATCGCGGCGCTGGGCCGGATCGGCGGCGACGACGCGCGCGCGGCGCTCGAGGCGATCGTCGCCGACGTCGGCGAGCCGGCGACGGTGCGCGCGGCGGCGTGGCGCGCGCTGGCGCGCCTGCGGCGCAACGCCAAGAAGGTCTGGGCCGACGGCGTCGATCGCGAGCGCCGCGGCACGCGCCTCGCCGGAGGCAGCGACGGCGAGTCGGACGACGGCGGCGGCGAGTCGGACGACGGCGGCGGCGAGTCGGACGACGACGACGACGACGACGACGACGACGAGGATGACGACGGCGACGACGACGACGGCGACGACGACGACGACGACGACGACGACGAGGACGAGGACGAGGACGAGGATGACGACGATGAGTGAGCCCCTCACGACCCTCGACGTCCCGGTCGCGTTCGGCACCGCCAGCGTCGTCAGCGACGGCGACAGCGTGCGGATCGAGCTCCCGACCGACGGCGCCCGCGCCGCGGCCCACGCCACCACCCGGGTCCACCGGCCGGCCCTCGTGCGCGACGCGCTGCTCGCGGTCGGCGACGTGCTCGCCAGCGACCTCCGCTTCCGCGGCCGCGATCGCGCCGACTACCTCGCGTACCTGCTGGCCAAGGGCAAGGGCGTGTCCAAGCAAGTCTGGGACGCGCAGAAGGAGTACTTGCAGCTGCGCTACGCCGAGGCCGCGCGCGCCGAGGAGCCGCTCGATCCGGTGCTGACGATCGGCGCCGACGCGCTCCGCCTCGAGCTCCTGTCGCGGGACGAGTCGGCCTACGCCCAGCTCGCGATCGGTGCCGGCGCGCTGGTCGCCGCCGACCTGGCGCCCGGCACCACCTTCCTCGAGCTGTCGCCGGCGGCGCTGCGCGCGATCGGCCGCGTGCGCACGTACCGCACGACCACGCTGGCGCTCGCGCCCGTCGCGGCCTCGACCGCGACCGCGACGCCGACCTCGCGCCGCGTGCCCCTGCGCTGGCTGCGCGCGTTCGGCCAGATCCAGGCCGCGGCGCTGTTGCCGGCCGAGCGCTTCGAGCTGGCGCCGATCGATCTCTATAACGTCCTGTACGCGCTGCGCACGCGCAAGGCCAAGCAGGCGCCGCGGGCCCTGCGCTACGAGCTGGTCCCCGGAAAGCCGCCGCGGATCGTCCTCGAGCCCTGGGACCTGGTGCTGACCGCGACCGGCGGCCCCTACACCGGCACGCGCCCGATGGTGGTCCGCACCTGGGGCCGCAACCGGCTCCAGGTGCTCGCGCGCCTGCTACCCCACGCCCGCCGGGTCGCGGTCCACCTGCTCGGCCCCGGGATCCCGGCGTTCTACGTCGTCGACGCCGGCGACGTCACGCTGACCCTCGGGCTGTCGGGCTGGACCGACGCCGGCTGGGCCGGCATCGCCACGTTCGATCAGCTCGCGGTCGGCGCTGACGATGGCGCCGCCGACCTCGGGCCGCGCCTCGCCGCCGGCCTGCCGCTGGCCGAGCTGACGCCCGCCACCCGGTCCGCGCTCGCCGCCGAGCTCGCCGGGCTCCGCGCCGGCGTCGATCTCGCGCGCGGCGTCGCGTTCGCGCGCCCGCTCCTGGCCACGCCGCCGCCCGCCGACGCGCTCCGGTACCGCGACGCGCGCGAGGCCGCGGCCCACCGCCTCCTGGCCGAGCCCGATCAGGTCGCGCTGACCAAGGTCCACGACCTCGGCGCCGACGGCGAGCGCATCGAGGGCCAGGTCGACGACGCCCGGGCGCACCGACGCTTCCTGGCGACGTTCACGATCGATCGCGAGGGCCGCACCGCCGGCGCCACCTGCACCTGCCCCGGGTTCCGCCGCGCCGGCATCAAGGAGGGCCCGTGCGAGCACATGATCGCGCTGCGGGTGCTGCACGTGCGCGCCCAGGCCGCGCTCGCGGCCGCGCGCGACACGGCCGACGGCCGCCGGCTGATCCGCGCCGAGACCCGGACGCTGTTCCGCCGCACGCCGGCCGGCAGCGAGACCTTCCGGTTGTCGCTCGACGATCGCGCCGTGGTCGCGCGCTGGGGCGCCGCCGAGCCGCTGCGCATGACCCGCCAGCTCCACCCCAGCGCCGATGACGCGCGCGCCGCGTACTTCGCGCGGCTCGACGAGCTGGCCCGCAAAGGATTCATCGATGCGACCGCGTGAGGCCGCGTTGACATGCGCTCGTCGCCGCGACTACAGTCGCGACGTTGTCGTTTTCCAGGAAGAGGAGTCGCCTTCGTTAGCCTGCGCTCCGGCGCAAGGGCGGCGTCGCGCCGTCCCGGCACAAGCAGTAGCCACTCTCCACAAGGTAGGCTGTTCTTGGTTCGCTCGCCCAGAGGGGCCCCAATTGTCGGGTCCAGCTGGACCAACCGAGCGAACCCGGTTTGCACCCAACAATTGGGGCCCCTCTGGGCGGCGAACCTGTGAGCCTACCGTGTCCCATGAGGGTTGTAGCGAGCGCCTCCTCTTCCTGGAGCCTTTTACAAAGAGGGTTTTTCGAAAAAACCCTCCCCCGGCATGCGCCGGGGCCCCCACCCGAAACGGCCCGGAGCGTTCAGCGCGGGTTGGGACCTCGACACGCGAGCGTGCGGATGTTCGGGGCCCGGAGCGTTCAGCGCAGGGTGTAGCCTCGACACGCGACGGTGCGGAGGTTCGGGGCCCGGAGCGTTCAGCGCAGGGTGTAGCCTCGACACGCGACGGTGCGGAGGTTCGGGGCCCGGAGCGTTCAGCGCAGGGTGTAGCCTCGACACGCGACGGTGCGGAGGTTCGGGGCCCGGAGCGTTCAGCGCAGGGTGTAGCCTCGACACGGGGCGGGTTGGGCCCGGAGCGTTCAGCGCAGGGTGTAGCCTCGACACGCGACGGTGCGGAGGTTCGGGGCCCGGAGCGTTCAGCGCAGGGTGTAGCCTCGACACGCGACGGTGCGGAGGTTCGGGGCCCGGAGCGTTGCGCGCGGGTCTGGACGTCGACACGCGCGGGTGCGGATGCAGCGCGGGGTGCAGGCTCGACGCGCGTGCGTGCTGATCGTTCGGCGCAGCGGGGGTGGGCATGACGGCGGGGGCGAAGCTGGCGGCGGTGCCGTGGGCGGAGGTCGCGGCGGCGGGCGGGATCCGGCCGTGGGTCGACGCGGCGCTGGCGCGGCAGGGCCTGGCCGATCCGGGCGTGCCGTCGTCGATGTCCGACGGCGAGAAGAAGGCGTACAAGGCGCGGCGCGAGGAGGAGCGCCGGGTCCGGCGCGAGCTGTTCCGCGTGGCCTGGGCCGCGTACAAGGCGGTCCACATCGTCCACGTCGGCGCCGGCGTGTGGTGGCACGACACGCCCGACGTCGATCGCTTCGACGCGGCCGAGCCCGAGCGCAAGCGCGCCGACGCCGACCTGCCGGCGCTGCCCGACGTCGAGGCGCTGGCCAAGGCGCTCGGCCTGTCGATCGCGCGGCTGCGCTGGCTCAGCTACCACCGCGAGGTCGACACCGGCACCCACTACCAGCGCTGGACGGTGCCCAAGCGCGACGGCGGCGTCCGCCCGATCACCGCGCCCAAGCCCACGCTCAAGGCGGCGCAGCGGTGGATCGCGCGCTCGATCACCGAGCACCTGCCGGTCCACGGCGCCGCCCACGGCTTCCTGCCCGGGCGCTCGATCGCGACCAACGCGGTGGTCCACGCCGGCGCCAAGATCATCGTCAAGCTCGACATCGAGGGCTTCTACCCGACGGTGACCTACCGCCGGGTCAAGGGCCTCCTGCGCAAGGGCGCCGGCCTCGGCGAGCAGGTCGCGACCTTGCTCGCGCTGATGGCGACCGAGGCGCCGCGCGAGGAGCTGCTCGTGCGCGGCCGCACCTGCTACGTCGCCACCGGCCCGCGCGCGCTGCCCCAGGGCGCACCGACCAGCCCGTCGATCACCAACGCGCTGTGCCTGCGCCTCGACGGTCGCCTCACCGGCCTGGCCCGGAGCCTCGGCTGTCGCTACACCCGCTACGCCGATGACATGACGTTCTCGTGGCACGGCGGCGCGGCCGGCCAGGCCGATCGCACCAACGCGATCGGCAAGCTGCTGCGCGCGGTCGAGATGATCGTCGCGGCCGAGGGCTTCACGATCAAGCGCACCAAGACCCGGGTCATGCGCGGCGGCGGCCGGCAGCAGGTCACCGGGCTCGTGGTCAACCAGGCCGACGGGCGGCCGCCCGCGCGAGTGCCGCGCGCCACCCAGCGCAACCTGCGCGCGGCGATCAAGAACCGCGAGCTCGGGCGGCCCGGGCGCGGCGAGTCGATCGAGGCGCTGCGCGGCATGGCCGCGTTCGTGATGATGACCGACCCGGCGCGGGGCCGCGCGTTCATGGCGCGGATCGATCGACTGGCGGAGCGCGCCGGCGGAGCGCCGGCAGGAAGCGAGTGACCATGAGCGAGTGGCAGGTGCACCTGGAGTTCGAGGAGGGCACGTCGAGCAAGTTCTGGCGGGCGCGCGTCGACGGCGGGACGCTCTACGTCAACTACGGCAAGATCGGCACCAACGGCCAGACCCAGGTGAAGGACCTCGGGCCCGAGGGCGCCAAGAAGGAGCTCGACAAGCTCGAGCGCGAGAAGCGCAAGAAGGGCTACGCCGACGCCGGCGCGGGCGGCGGCGACGCGGCCGAGCCCGACGAGCCCGACGAGGACGAGGACGAGGACGAGGACGAGGACGAGGACGAGGCGCCGAAGAAGAAGGGCAAGAAGGCCGCCGCGCCTGCGCCCGCGCCCGCCGGGGCCAAGGCCGGCCCCGAGGCCCGGCTCACCCTCGCCGCCGGCGGTCGCCAGGTCGCGACCCACCTCGCGCTGGTCGGCGCGACCGTGCGCATGGACGCGCTCGAGACCTACGCCAGCCCCGAGGAGGCGCGCGCAAGGCGTACTACCGGCTCCTGGCCACGCTCGCCGGCGAGGGCCACGAGGAGCAGTGACCGCGACCTTGGCCGACGGCGCCTCGGTCGAGGTGCCCGGCTCGGGCTCGGCGCGCTACACGCTGTCGCGCCAGGGCGCGGTCTACGCGTGCACGTGCCCGGCCTGGCGCAACCAGGGCCGCACGATCGACGCGCGCACCTGCAAGCACCTGCGCGCGTACCTGGGCGCCGAGGTCGAGGACGCGCGCGTCGGCGCCGCGCCGGTGGCGAGCGGCGCGGCCCTGCGCGGCGGCCGCACCGCCGCGGTCGTCAAGGGCACCGCGCCGCCGGTGCTGCTCGCCCATGCCTGGGCCCACGACGTCGCCCCCGACGGCTGGTGGATGAGCGAGAAGCTCGACGGCATCCGCGCCTACTGGGACGGCGGGCAGTTCTGGTCGCGGCTCGGCAACCGCTTCGCCGCGCCGCCGTGGTTCATCGCCGCGTTGCCGGCGCACCCCCTCGACGGCGAGCTGTGGATGGGGCGCAAGCTGTTCCAGCGCACGACCAGCGTGGTGCGCTCGGGCGACGCCGGCGCCGCGTGGAAGCAGCTGCTGTACGTGGTGTTCGACGCCCCGGCGTCGGCCGCGCCGTTCGAGGACCGGATGGTCGAGGTGCGCGCGTCGCTCGATCGCCACGCGCCGCCGTACGCGCGCTGGCACGAGCACGTGCGCTGCGACGGCGTCGCGCACCTGCGCGCCGAGCTGGCCCGGGTCGAGGCCCTCGGCGGCGAGGGCCTGATGCTGCGCAAGCCCGGCTCGCGCTACGAGATCGGGCGCTCGAGCACGCTGCTCAAGGTCAAGACCTTCCACGACGCCGAGGCCCGGGTGATCGGCCACGCGCCCGGCGCCGGCAAGCACAAGGGCCGGCTGGGCGCGCTCGAGGTCGAGCTGGCCGACGGCACCCGGTTCTCGGTCGGCACCGGCCTGTCGGACGCCGAGCGGGACGCGCCGCCGCCGCTGGGCGCAGTGATCACGTTCCGCTACCAGGAGCTGTCGGACGACGGCGTGCCGCGGTTCCCGAGCTACGTCGGCGTGCGGATCGATGGCGAGGTGACGCCGATGTCGAAGCTGGCGGGCGGCCGGCCGGCGGCGGCGGGCGCGGTGAAGACGAAGACGACGAGGCGCGCGCCGGCTGCCGCGCCGGCTGCGGCTCCGGATCGGGATCAGAATCCGGATCGGGACCGGAATCCGGATCGGGATCGGGATCCGGATCGGGATCGGAATCCGGATCGGAATCCGGATCGGGATCGGAATCCGGATCGGGGGATCGGGATCGGGATCGGGATCGGGATCGGGATCCGGATCCGGATCGGAATCCGGATCGGATTCCGGATCGGATCGGGATCGGAATCCGGATCGGGATCGGAATCCGGATCGGGATCGGGATCGGGCGCAGGCCCCCGCCGCGCCTGGCGTCGTGCGCGTGTCGACCGACGCGCCGTCGCTGACGATCGCGCTCGAGCAGCCCGGCACGCCGGGGAAGTTCTGGACGGTCGAGGTCCGCGGCGCCCAGCACCTGATCCGGTTCGGCGCCCGCGGCGCCGGCGGCCAGACCCGGCTCACGGCGTTCGCGACCGAGGCCGCGGCGCAGGCTGACGCCGAGAAGCGCGCCGCCGCCAAGCGCAAGGACGGCTACCGCTGACCAGGATGAGGATCAGGATCAGGTCGACGCGGCGACGATGCGGACGAACCGCGCGCTGGTGCGATCGAGCTCGGGCAGGTCGCGGGTCGACGGATCGATCAGCTCGGCGGCGCGGAACCCGGCGATCGTGAGCTCGCGCTCGGCGGCGCGGGCGTCATCGAAGTGGAAGTGGATGCGGCCGCGCACGAACACGCCCAGGACGCCGGCGAACAGGCGCTCGATCGGCCCGGCCGACTCGCCCAGGTGCAGATCCGACAGGTACAGGCCGTGGGGGAACGTCGCCAGCGTGGCCGCGAACCGCCGCCACATCCGCGCGACCGAGGCAGGATCGAAGTAGTTGAGCAGCCCCTCGGTGACGATCGCGGTGCCGCGCGCCGGGTCGAGGGTCTCGGCCAGGGCCGCGATCGACCGCGGGCCGGCGTCGGCGGTGGCGTCGATCTCGACCACGCGGTGGTGCGGCCCGCCGGCGCCGGCCTTCGCCAGCACGGCACGCTTCTTGGCCGCCATGCCCGGCAGGTCGGCCTCGACGTAGGTGATCCGATCGCCGAACTCCCGCGCGAACCGCCAGCCGCGCGGCGACAGCCCGCACGCGACCTCCACGACCTGGCCGATCTCGCCGCGGTCGATGGCCGCCCGCAAGAGCGCGTCGATCATGTGGTGGCGCGCCAGCAGGAAGCCGTCGAGGTTGGGCTGCCCCGCTGCGCGCATGAGCCGGTTGGCCGGGCCGACCGCGCGGT from Myxococcales bacterium encodes the following:
- a CDS encoding SWIM zinc finger family protein translates to MSEPLTTLDVPVAFGTASVVSDGDSVRIELPTDGARAAAHATTRVHRPALVRDALLAVGDVLASDLRFRGRDRADYLAYLLAKGKGVSKQVWDAQKEYLQLRYAEAARAEEPLDPVLTIGADALRLELLSRDESAYAQLAIGAGALVAADLAPGTTFLELSPAALRAIGRVRTYRTTTLALAPVAASTATATPTSRRVPLRWLRAFGQIQAAALLPAERFELAPIDLYNVLYALRTRKAKQAPRALRYELVPGKPPRIVLEPWDLVLTATGGPYTGTRPMVVRTWGRNRLQVLARLLPHARRVAVHLLGPGIPAFYVVDAGDVTLTLGLSGWTDAGWAGIATFDQLAVGADDGAADLGPRLAAGLPLAELTPATRSALAAELAGLRAGVDLARGVAFARPLLATPPPADALRYRDAREAAAHRLLAEPDQVALTKVHDLGADGERIEGQVDDARAHRRFLATFTIDREGRTAGATCTCPGFRRAGIKEGPCEHMIALRVLHVRAQAALAAARDTADGRRLIRAETRTLFRRTPAGSETFRLSLDDRAVVARWGAAEPLRMTRQLHPSADDARAAYFARLDELARKGFIDATA
- a CDS encoding RNA-directed DNA polymerase, which encodes MTAGAKLAAVPWAEVAAAGGIRPWVDAALARQGLADPGVPSSMSDGEKKAYKARREEERRVRRELFRVAWAAYKAVHIVHVGAGVWWHDTPDVDRFDAAEPERKRADADLPALPDVEALAKALGLSIARLRWLSYHREVDTGTHYQRWTVPKRDGGVRPITAPKPTLKAAQRWIARSITEHLPVHGAAHGFLPGRSIATNAVVHAGAKIIVKLDIEGFYPTVTYRRVKGLLRKGAGLGEQVATLLALMATEAPREELLVRGRTCYVATGPRALPQGAPTSPSITNALCLRLDGRLTGLARSLGCRYTRYADDMTFSWHGGAAGQADRTNAIGKLLRAVEMIVAAEGFTIKRTKTRVMRGGGRQQVTGLVVNQADGRPPARVPRATQRNLRAAIKNRELGRPGRGESIEALRGMAAFVMMTDPARGRAFMARIDRLAERAGGAPAGSE
- a CDS encoding WGR domain-containing protein, giving the protein MSTDAPSLTIALEQPGTPGKFWTVEVRGAQHLIRFGARGAGGQTRLTAFATEAAAQADAEKRAAAKRKDGYR
- a CDS encoding class I SAM-dependent methyltransferase, which produces MPHDSARISPTAHYTGYTWLAHGLSDPSFATPTGQFLYRAVGPANRLMRAAGQPNLDGFLLARHHMIDALLRAAIDRGEIGQVVEVACGLSPRGWRFAREFGDRITYVEADLPGMAAKKRAVLAKAGAGGPHHRVVEIDATADAGPRSIAALAETLDPARGTAIVTEGLLNYFDPASVARMWRRFAATLATFPHGLYLSDLHLGESAGPIERLFAGVLGVFVRGRIHFHFDDARAAERELTIAGFRAAELIDPSTRDLPELDRTSARFVRIVAAST